The following are encoded together in the Citrobacter arsenatis genome:
- a CDS encoding DUF1283 family protein: MKITLTKRLCLTAMLTLAAAVYTSSAFAETSKLVIESGDSAQSRQQAAMEKEQWNDTRQLRQKVNKRTEKEWDKADAAFDSRDKCEQSANINAYWEPNTLRCLDRRTGRTVAP; encoded by the coding sequence ATGAAAATTACACTGACCAAACGCCTGTGCCTGACAGCTATGCTGACGCTGGCTGCGGCTGTGTACACCTCTTCCGCATTCGCTGAAACCAGTAAACTGGTTATTGAATCCGGGGACAGTGCGCAAAGTCGTCAACAAGCAGCAATGGAAAAGGAACAATGGAACGATACGCGTCAGCTTCGCCAAAAAGTTAACAAACGCACAGAGAAAGAGTGGGACAAAGCCGATGCGGCCTTTGATAGCCGTGATAAGTGCGAGCAGAGCGCTAATATTAATGCGTACTGGGAACCCAACACCCTGCGCTGCCTTGACCGCCGTACTGGCCGCACCGTTGCCCCATAA
- the ynfE gene encoding selenate/tellurate reductase subunit YnfE produces MSETEQYGGISRRTLVKSSAIGSLALAAGGLSLPFGMRTAAAAVQQAIQPAEEKVIWGACSVNCGSRCALQLHVKDDEVVWVESDTTGDDTYGQHQVRACLRGRSIRRRINHPDRLNYPMKRVGKRGEGKFERITWQEALDTISASLKNTVQKYGNEAVYINYTSGIVGGNITRSSPYASLVARLMNCYGGFLSHYGTYSTAQIAAAMPYTYGSNDGNSTSDIENTKLVVMFGNNPAETRMSGGGITYFLEQARERSNARMIVIDPRYTDTAAGREDEWIPIRPGTDAALVAGIAWVLINEDLVDQAFLDKYCVGYDEKTLPTDAPANGHYKAYILGDGDDGVAKTPQWASHITGIPAERIIKLAREIGSTKPAYICQGWGPQRQANGELTSRAIAMLPILTGNVGINGGNSGARESTYTITIERMPLPENPIKTQISCFSWTDAIARGPEMTATRDGVRGKDKLDVPIKFIWNYAGNTITNQHSDINKTHEILQDDTKCEMIVVIENFMTSSAKYADILLPDLMTVEQEDIIPNDYAGNMGYLIFIQPATSPKFERRPIYWIMSEVAKRLGDDIYQRFTEGRTQEQWLQYLYAKMLAKDPALPSYDELKKMGIYKRKDPNGHFVAYKKFRDDPQANPLKTPSGKIEIYSSRLAKIANTWELQKDEVISPLPVYASTFEGWDDPKRSSFPLQLFGFHYKSRTHSSYGNIDVLQASCRQEVWINPVDAHKRGIANGDMVRVFNDRGEVRIPAKVTPRILPGVSAMGQGAWHDADMAGDKIDHGACVNTLTTQRPSPLAKGNPQHTNLVEIEKV; encoded by the coding sequence ATGTCGGAAACTGAGCAATATGGAGGCATCAGCCGCAGGACATTAGTGAAATCCTCGGCTATCGGTTCACTGGCGCTTGCCGCGGGCGGACTGTCGTTACCTTTCGGAATGCGCACCGCTGCCGCTGCGGTACAACAGGCGATACAACCCGCTGAAGAAAAAGTGATTTGGGGCGCTTGTTCCGTGAACTGCGGCAGTCGCTGTGCCCTGCAACTCCACGTCAAAGATGATGAAGTCGTCTGGGTGGAGTCCGACACGACCGGTGACGATACTTATGGTCAACACCAGGTCCGTGCCTGTTTGCGAGGGCGCTCAATCCGTCGACGGATTAATCATCCGGACCGGCTGAATTATCCAATGAAGCGCGTAGGCAAACGCGGTGAAGGTAAATTCGAACGCATCACATGGCAGGAAGCTCTGGATACCATCAGCGCCAGTTTGAAAAATACCGTGCAGAAATATGGTAACGAGGCCGTATATATCAACTACACCTCTGGCATTGTCGGCGGTAACATTACACGCTCCTCCCCTTATGCCTCGCTGGTCGCTCGCCTGATGAACTGCTATGGCGGATTTCTGAGTCATTACGGCACCTACAGTACCGCGCAAATCGCGGCGGCAATGCCTTATACCTACGGCTCAAATGACGGCAACAGCACCTCCGATATAGAAAACACGAAGCTGGTGGTAATGTTCGGTAATAACCCTGCCGAAACGCGTATGAGCGGCGGCGGAATAACGTACTTCCTTGAACAGGCCCGCGAGCGCTCTAATGCCCGGATGATCGTCATTGACCCGCGTTATACCGATACCGCAGCGGGTCGTGAAGATGAGTGGATCCCTATTCGTCCGGGAACCGATGCCGCATTAGTGGCGGGAATCGCCTGGGTCCTGATAAACGAAGATCTCGTCGACCAGGCGTTCCTCGACAAATACTGTGTGGGTTATGACGAAAAAACGCTGCCCACCGACGCACCGGCTAACGGGCACTACAAAGCCTATATTCTGGGCGACGGCGATGACGGTGTTGCCAAAACGCCCCAATGGGCCTCACACATCACCGGGATCCCTGCCGAGCGCATTATCAAACTGGCACGGGAAATCGGCAGCACAAAACCGGCGTATATTTGTCAGGGTTGGGGTCCACAACGTCAGGCTAACGGCGAACTGACCTCACGTGCGATCGCCATGTTGCCTATTTTGACCGGCAATGTCGGCATCAACGGCGGCAATAGCGGCGCACGAGAATCAACCTACACCATCACGATTGAACGCATGCCGCTGCCCGAAAATCCCATCAAGACCCAGATATCCTGTTTTAGCTGGACCGACGCCATCGCCCGTGGCCCGGAAATGACCGCTACCCGCGATGGCGTTCGTGGGAAAGATAAGCTCGACGTACCGATTAAATTTATCTGGAACTATGCGGGCAATACCATTACCAACCAGCACTCAGATATCAATAAGACGCATGAGATCCTTCAGGACGACACGAAATGCGAAATGATAGTGGTCATCGAAAACTTCATGACCTCTTCGGCCAAATATGCCGATATTCTGCTGCCTGATTTAATGACCGTTGAACAGGAAGACATCATTCCTAATGACTATGCGGGCAACATGGGGTATCTCATTTTTATTCAACCCGCAACGTCGCCTAAGTTCGAGCGTAGGCCGATCTACTGGATAATGAGTGAAGTGGCAAAACGTCTTGGCGACGATATCTATCAACGGTTTACAGAGGGGCGGACCCAGGAGCAATGGCTCCAGTATCTGTATGCAAAAATGCTGGCTAAAGACCCAGCGCTCCCTTCTTACGACGAGCTGAAGAAAATGGGGATCTATAAACGCAAAGATCCTAACGGACACTTTGTCGCCTACAAAAAATTCCGCGACGATCCGCAGGCCAATCCGCTCAAAACCCCATCGGGTAAGATTGAAATTTACTCCAGCAGACTGGCGAAAATTGCCAATACCTGGGAGTTGCAAAAGGATGAAGTGATTAGTCCGCTTCCGGTTTACGCATCCACGTTTGAAGGGTGGGATGACCCGAAACGCAGTTCATTCCCGTTACAGTTGTTTGGTTTCCACTACAAATCCCGTACCCACTCCAGCTACGGCAATATCGATGTTCTCCAGGCATCCTGTCGTCAGGAGGTCTGGATAAATCCCGTCGATGCCCACAAACGGGGAATTGCAAATGGCGATATGGTGCGGGTCTTTAACGATCGCGGTGAAGTGCGTATTCCGGCAAAAGTGACGCCGCGGATCCTGCCCGGCGTAAGCGCCATGGGCCAGGGCGCATGGCATGATGCCGATATGGCTGGCGATAAGATCGATCATGGTGCCTGCGTCAATACCCTGACAACGCAACGTCCGTCGCCGCTGGCAAAAGGCAACCCACAGCATACTAACCTGGTCGAGATCGAGAAGGTATAA
- a CDS encoding DMSO/selenate family reductase complex B subunit, translated as MTTQYGFFIDSSRCTGCKTCELACKDYKDLTPDVSFRRIYEYAGGDWQEDNGVWQQNVFAYYLSIACNHCEDPACTKVCPSGAMHKREDGFVVVDEDVCIGCRYCHMACPYGAPQYNAAKGHMTKCDGCHDRVADGKKPICVESCPLRALDFGPIDELRKKHGELAAVAPLPGAHFTKPSIVIKPNANSCPTGDTTGYLANPKEV; from the coding sequence ATGACAACTCAGTATGGATTTTTTATTGATTCCAGCCGTTGCACCGGGTGTAAAACCTGCGAGCTGGCCTGCAAAGACTACAAGGATCTCACTCCCGACGTCAGTTTCCGCCGGATTTACGAATACGCCGGAGGTGACTGGCAGGAAGACAACGGCGTCTGGCAGCAAAATGTCTTTGCCTACTACCTTTCTATTGCCTGTAACCACTGCGAAGATCCGGCCTGCACCAAGGTTTGTCCCAGCGGTGCCATGCATAAACGTGAAGATGGTTTTGTGGTGGTGGATGAAGACGTATGCATCGGCTGTCGTTACTGCCACATGGCCTGCCCGTACGGCGCGCCGCAGTACAATGCCGCCAAAGGACATATGACCAAGTGCGATGGCTGTCATGACCGCGTCGCCGACGGCAAAAAGCCCATCTGCGTCGAGTCCTGTCCGCTGCGCGCACTGGACTTTGGTCCCATTGATGAACTGCGCAAAAAACACGGTGAGCTGGCGGCAGTCGCTCCGCTGCCGGGTGCGCACTTCACCAAACCGAGCATTGTGATCAAACCCAACGCCAATAGCTGCCCGACCGGGGATACCACGGGTTATCTGGCAAATCCGAAGGAGGTGTAA
- a CDS encoding YnfA family protein, which produces MLKTTLLFFVTALCEIIGCFLPWLWLKRGATAWLLIPAGVSLALFVWLLTLHPAASGRVYAAYGGVYVVTALLWLRIVDGVKLSLYDWSGALVALCGMLIIVAGWGRA; this is translated from the coding sequence ATGCTTAAGACCACATTACTTTTTTTCGTCACCGCATTATGCGAAATCATAGGCTGCTTTTTACCCTGGCTTTGGCTTAAGCGAGGGGCAACGGCATGGTTGCTGATTCCCGCCGGGGTGTCACTGGCTTTATTCGTCTGGTTGCTGACGCTGCATCCCGCAGCGAGCGGGCGTGTTTACGCGGCCTATGGCGGGGTTTACGTGGTGACAGCGCTGCTATGGCTACGCATTGTCGATGGTGTAAAACTCAGCCTGTACGACTGGTCCGGTGCGCTGGTTGCGCTCTGCGGGATGTTGATCATCGTGGCTGGATGGGGGCGCGCATAG
- the speG gene encoding spermidine N1-acetyltransferase: protein MTSALSVKLRPLEREDLRFVHQLDNNASVMRYWFEEPYEAFVELSDLYDKHIHDQSERRFVVECDGEKAGLVELVEINHVHRRAEFQIIISPEYQGKGLATRAAKLAMDYGFTVLNLYKLYLIVDKENEKAIHIYRKLGFMVEGELIHEFFINGQYRNTIRMCIFQQQYLAEHKTSGPNLLQPTAQ, encoded by the coding sequence ATGACTAGCGCCCTCAGTGTTAAGCTGCGCCCGCTGGAGCGTGAAGATTTACGATTTGTTCATCAGCTTGATAATAACGCCAGCGTAATGCGTTACTGGTTTGAAGAACCTTACGAAGCGTTTGTTGAGCTGTCAGACCTGTATGACAAGCATATTCACGACCAAAGCGAACGCCGCTTTGTTGTGGAATGCGACGGTGAGAAAGCCGGTCTGGTAGAGTTGGTTGAAATTAACCATGTGCACCGCCGGGCAGAATTCCAGATCATCATTTCACCGGAGTATCAGGGAAAAGGTCTGGCAACGCGCGCGGCTAAGCTGGCGATGGATTACGGCTTTACCGTACTCAATTTATATAAGCTGTATCTGATCGTTGATAAAGAGAATGAAAAAGCCATCCACATCTACCGTAAACTCGGCTTTATGGTGGAAGGCGAGCTGATTCATGAATTCTTTATCAACGGCCAATACCGCAACACTATCCGTATGTGTATCTTCCAGCAGCAGTATCTGGCAGAACATAAAACGTCAGGTCCCAACCTGCTGCAACCAACCGCTCAGTAA
- a CDS encoding DUF1161 domain-containing protein — protein MMKYITGITAFLLLAASPQVLAAPASCERVKSDIEQRIINNGVAESSFTLNIVPNDQADQPDSLVVGHCANDTHKILYTRTNSGNAPANSAPAQDGPLTEPQ, from the coding sequence ATGATGAAATATATAACAGGAATTACTGCGTTCTTACTGCTAGCCGCCTCTCCGCAGGTTCTGGCGGCCCCGGCGTCATGCGAACGAGTGAAAAGCGATATCGAACAGCGCATCATTAATAATGGCGTTGCTGAATCCAGCTTTACGCTGAACATTGTTCCCAACGATCAGGCCGATCAACCAGATTCACTGGTCGTGGGACACTGTGCAAACGATACGCACAAAATTCTCTATACCCGGACCAACAGCGGCAATGCCCCCGCCAATAGTGCTCCTGCCCAGGACGGGCCCCTCACCGAACCACAATAA
- a CDS encoding MFS transporter has protein sequence MNQEKHERSTKDLVRAAVSGWLGTALEFMDFQLYSLGAALVFHEIFFPEQSAAMALILAMGTYGAGYIARIVGAFIFGKMGDSIGRKKVLFITITMMGICTTLIGVLPTYAQIGIFAPVLLVTLRIVQGLGAGAEISGAGTMLAEYAPKGKRGIISSLVAMGTNCGTLSATAIWAVMFFALDREELLAWGWRIPFLASVVVMIFAIWLRMNLKESPVFEKVNDQENTSALNKASENTLGAMFTSKSFWLATGLRFGQAGNSGLIQTFLAGYLVQTLLFDKSIPTDALMISSVLGFITIPLLGWLSDKFGRRLPYIILNISAIILAYPMLSIVVDKAYSPGVIMTALIVIHNFAVLGLFALENITMAEMFGARNRFTRMAISKEAGGLVAVGFGPVLAGIFCNMTNSWWPILVMVIAYSLIGLVSALLMPEVKDRDLSILEDAAEINKTAKVRAGISQAS, from the coding sequence ATGAACCAAGAAAAACACGAAAGATCAACGAAGGATTTGGTCAGAGCCGCCGTATCCGGATGGTTGGGTACAGCGCTCGAATTTATGGATTTCCAGTTATATTCTCTGGGCGCCGCACTGGTATTCCATGAGATATTTTTCCCTGAACAGTCTGCCGCGATGGCGCTCATTTTAGCGATGGGTACCTACGGTGCAGGATATATTGCTCGTATTGTTGGAGCATTTATATTTGGCAAAATGGGAGACAGTATTGGACGTAAAAAGGTGCTGTTTATTACCATCACCATGATGGGGATCTGTACAACGTTAATAGGTGTACTGCCTACGTATGCGCAAATCGGTATCTTCGCGCCCGTATTACTGGTGACGCTGCGTATCGTGCAAGGACTTGGCGCAGGGGCTGAGATTTCGGGCGCAGGTACGATGCTTGCTGAGTACGCGCCAAAAGGCAAACGCGGCATCATTTCCTCACTTGTCGCTATGGGGACAAACTGTGGAACCCTCAGCGCAACGGCTATCTGGGCGGTGATGTTCTTTGCTCTTGACCGCGAAGAACTGTTAGCCTGGGGCTGGCGAATTCCGTTCCTGGCAAGTGTCGTGGTGATGATCTTTGCCATCTGGTTACGTATGAACCTCAAAGAAAGCCCGGTATTTGAGAAGGTTAATGATCAAGAAAATACGTCGGCATTAAACAAAGCATCGGAAAATACGCTGGGGGCGATGTTTACCAGTAAATCGTTCTGGCTGGCTACCGGTTTACGCTTTGGTCAGGCGGGTAACTCTGGGTTAATCCAAACCTTTCTTGCCGGTTATTTAGTACAGACGTTGCTATTTGATAAATCAATCCCCACCGATGCCCTAATGATTAGTTCGGTGCTTGGGTTTATTACTATACCGTTGCTCGGTTGGTTGTCAGATAAGTTTGGTCGTCGCTTGCCTTATATTATTCTGAATATTTCAGCAATTATTCTGGCGTATCCGATGCTATCGATTGTCGTGGATAAAGCGTATAGCCCGGGCGTTATTATGACGGCACTGATTGTTATTCATAACTTTGCCGTGTTGGGATTATTTGCTCTCGAAAATATTACCATGGCTGAAATGTTTGGTGCCCGTAACCGATTCACACGCATGGCGATTTCAAAAGAGGCTGGTGGGTTGGTTGCCGTTGGCTTTGGTCCGGTACTGGCCGGTATTTTCTGCAACATGACTAACTCCTGGTGGCCAATTCTGGTGATGGTCATTGCCTACTCATTGATCGGCCTGGTTTCCGCGTTGCTGATGCCTGAAGTAAAAGACCGCGATCTGAGTATTCTTGAAGATGCAGCAGAAATAAATAAAACCGCTAAGGTTCGTGCTGGAATAAGTCAGGCAAGCTAA
- a CDS encoding dimethyl sulfoxide reductase anchor subunit family protein, protein MGNGWHEWPLVLFTVLGQCVVGALIVSGYGWLTAKDSVAKQRIVRSMFFLWLVMGIAFLASVMHLGSPLRAFNSLNRVGASALSNEIASGSLFFAVGGLWWLVAFLGKMPAALGKIWLMVGMLLGLAFVLAMTSVYQIDTVPTWYNGYTTLAFFMTMLLIGPLFAALLLRAAGVSFSAARFAGISVVALLVTVAVIILQSMSLGGIHSSVQSASALVPDYGSLQVWRVLLLAAGLGCWICPLIRRKEPSLGGLALGLVLVLGGEIIGRGLFYGLHMTVGMAVAG, encoded by the coding sequence ATGGGCAATGGATGGCATGAATGGCCGCTGGTTCTGTTTACGGTGCTGGGTCAGTGTGTGGTCGGCGCACTGATAGTGAGTGGTTATGGCTGGCTGACCGCTAAAGACAGTGTGGCAAAGCAACGTATCGTGCGCAGTATGTTTTTTCTGTGGCTCGTGATGGGCATTGCCTTTCTCGCCTCGGTTATGCATTTAGGTTCGCCGCTGCGTGCGTTTAACTCGCTGAACAGGGTCGGTGCATCTGCGCTGAGTAACGAAATTGCCAGCGGCTCACTCTTTTTCGCCGTCGGTGGCCTGTGGTGGCTGGTGGCGTTTCTCGGTAAAATGCCCGCAGCGTTAGGCAAAATCTGGTTGATGGTGGGCATGCTGTTGGGTCTGGCCTTTGTCCTGGCAATGACCAGCGTCTACCAGATAGACACTGTCCCAACCTGGTATAATGGCTACACCACCCTGGCCTTTTTTATGACGATGTTGCTAATCGGGCCGCTGTTCGCCGCCCTGTTGCTGCGCGCTGCGGGTGTTTCTTTTAGCGCTGCCAGATTCGCCGGTATCAGCGTTGTGGCCCTGCTGGTGACGGTGGCTGTTATCATCCTGCAGAGTATGTCCCTCGGTGGCATTCACAGCTCGGTACAATCCGCCAGCGCGCTGGTTCCCGACTATGGCAGTTTACAGGTCTGGCGCGTTCTGCTGCTGGCTGCAGGTCTGGGTTGCTGGATATGTCCGTTAATCCGTCGCAAAGAACCGTCCCTCGGCGGACTGGCGCTGGGTTTAGTTTTAGTGCTTGGCGGTGAAATCATCGGCCGCGGATTGTTTTACGGTTTACATATGACAGTCGGAATGGCTGTTGCAGGTTAA
- the rspA gene encoding starvation-sensing protein RspA, which translates to MKIVGAEVFVTCPGRNFVTLKITTDDGITGLGDATLNGRELSVASYLKDHVCPQLIGRDAHRIEDIWQFFYKGAYWRRGPVTMSAISAVDMALWDIKAKAANMPLYQLLGGASREGVMVYCHTTGHTVDDVLEDYARHKEMGFKAIRVQCGVPGMKTTYGMSKGKGLAYEPATKGQWPEEQLWSTEKYLDFTPTLFEAVRNKFGFNEHLLHDMHHRLTPIEAARFGKSIEQYRLFWMEDPTPAENQECFRLIRQHTVTPIAVGEVFNSIWDCKQLIEEQLIDYIRTTITHAGGITGMRRIADFASLYQVRTGSHGPSDLSPVCMAAALHFDLWVPNFGVQEYMGYSEQMLEVFPHNWTFDNGYMHPGEKPGLGIEFDEKLAAKYPYDPAYLPVARLEDGTLWNW; encoded by the coding sequence ATGAAGATTGTTGGGGCTGAAGTATTTGTCACTTGTCCGGGGCGTAATTTTGTCACGTTGAAGATCACGACGGATGACGGGATCACCGGACTGGGAGATGCCACATTAAACGGACGTGAGCTTTCGGTAGCGTCCTATCTGAAAGATCATGTATGCCCGCAGTTGATTGGCCGCGACGCGCATCGGATCGAAGATATCTGGCAGTTTTTCTACAAAGGTGCGTACTGGCGTCGTGGTCCTGTCACCATGTCGGCGATCTCCGCAGTGGATATGGCATTGTGGGACATCAAAGCGAAAGCGGCGAATATGCCTTTGTACCAGTTGCTCGGCGGTGCATCGCGTGAAGGGGTCATGGTTTACTGTCACACCACCGGCCATACCGTTGATGACGTACTGGAAGATTATGCGCGTCATAAAGAGATGGGCTTTAAGGCGATTCGCGTGCAGTGCGGCGTACCGGGCATGAAAACCACTTACGGCATGTCAAAAGGAAAGGGACTGGCCTACGAGCCAGCGACGAAAGGGCAGTGGCCGGAAGAGCAGTTGTGGTCGACAGAAAAATATCTCGATTTCACGCCAACGCTGTTTGAAGCCGTACGCAATAAATTCGGTTTTAATGAGCACCTTCTTCATGACATGCATCACCGTTTGACGCCAATTGAAGCCGCCCGTTTTGGTAAAAGCATTGAGCAATATCGTCTGTTCTGGATGGAAGATCCAACCCCAGCTGAAAACCAGGAATGCTTCCGCCTGATCCGCCAGCATACGGTCACGCCGATTGCGGTAGGGGAAGTCTTCAATAGCATCTGGGACTGCAAACAGCTCATCGAAGAACAACTGATTGACTACATCCGCACCACCATCACCCATGCGGGCGGTATTACCGGTATGCGCCGGATTGCCGATTTCGCGTCGTTGTATCAGGTACGTACCGGTTCACATGGCCCTTCCGATCTGTCTCCCGTGTGTATGGCTGCTGCGCTGCACTTTGATCTGTGGGTACCGAACTTCGGCGTACAGGAATATATGGGGTATTCCGAGCAAATGCTGGAAGTGTTTCCACATAACTGGACCTTTGATAACGGCTATATGCATCCAGGAGAAAAACCCGGTCTTGGGATCGAGTTTGACGAAAAACTTGCGGCGAAATATCCGTATGACCCTGCATATCTGCCTGTTGCTCGTCTGGAAGATGGCACGCTGTGGAACTGGTAA
- a CDS encoding Zn-dependent oxidoreductase — protein MKSIVIEKPNALNITERPVPEPVAGEVRVKIKLAGICGSDSHIYRGHNPFAQYPRVIGHEFFGVIDAVGDGVDRSRMGERVSVDPVISCGHCYPCSIGKPNVCTSLVVLGVHRDGGFSEYAVVPAKNAWTIPDTVPDDHAVMVEPFTIAANVTGQINPTANDIALIYGAGPMGLTTVQALKRVYKVKTVVIADRIDERLSMAKQCGADWAINNSQQSLQDFLAEKGLKPTIVVDAACHPSILQEAITLASPAARIVLMGFSSDPCQIVQQGITGKELSIYSSRLNANKFPVVIDWLVNGLIDPNQLITHTFDYHHVTDAIELFEKDQQHCCKVLLTFTK, from the coding sequence ATGAAAAGTATTGTGATTGAAAAGCCGAATGCGCTGAATATTACCGAGCGGCCAGTTCCTGAACCCGTAGCGGGCGAGGTCAGGGTAAAGATAAAACTGGCGGGGATCTGTGGTTCTGACAGCCATATTTATCGCGGACACAATCCATTTGCCCAATACCCGCGCGTGATTGGCCACGAGTTTTTTGGCGTGATTGATGCGGTAGGCGACGGTGTTGACCGTTCGCGAATGGGCGAGCGGGTGTCCGTTGATCCGGTCATCAGCTGCGGACATTGTTATCCCTGTTCAATTGGTAAACCTAACGTTTGTACATCGCTGGTGGTGTTGGGCGTGCATCGCGATGGCGGTTTCAGCGAGTACGCCGTGGTGCCGGCGAAAAATGCCTGGACTATCCCGGATACCGTGCCTGATGACCATGCGGTTATGGTGGAGCCTTTTACCATTGCGGCAAACGTGACTGGGCAAATCAATCCAACAGCAAACGATATTGCTCTGATTTATGGTGCTGGCCCTATGGGGTTGACCACCGTACAGGCGCTTAAACGTGTCTACAAAGTAAAAACTGTGGTCATTGCCGACAGAATCGATGAACGCCTGAGCATGGCGAAGCAGTGCGGTGCTGACTGGGCCATCAATAATAGCCAGCAATCGTTGCAAGATTTCCTGGCGGAAAAAGGGCTAAAACCGACCATCGTCGTGGATGCGGCTTGTCATCCATCCATTTTACAGGAGGCTATCACGCTGGCATCGCCAGCCGCACGGATTGTTCTGATGGGATTTTCCAGCGATCCTTGTCAGATTGTTCAACAAGGCATTACCGGGAAAGAGCTTTCAATTTATTCCTCAAGATTAAATGCAAACAAATTCCCGGTTGTGATTGATTGGTTGGTCAACGGACTTATCGATCCTAATCAACTTATTACCCACACTTTTGACTATCACCACGTTACAGACGCAATTGAATTGTTTGAGAAAGATCAGCAGCACTGCTGCAAAGTTTTACTCACATTCACTAAATAA
- a CDS encoding YnfC family lipoprotein, with protein MKKKTLLGFLCVVLVGCDNAKGLNSFTPEMASFSNEFDFDPLRGPVKDFSQTLLNDKGEVTKRVAGTLSQEGCFDTLELHDIENNAGMALVLDANYYRDAETLEKRIRLQGKCQLAELPAAGVVWDTDDNGFVVSATGKEMKVQYRYDAEGYPLGKTTVNKDNTLQVDAKPSVDPLKKLDYTAVSLLNNQPVGNVKQTCKYDEYANPVNCQLVIVDESVKPAVEHHYSIENTIDYY; from the coding sequence GTGAAGAAAAAGACCCTGTTAGGTTTCCTTTGTGTCGTGCTGGTCGGGTGTGATAACGCCAAAGGGCTGAATTCCTTTACGCCGGAAATGGCCAGCTTTTCCAATGAATTTGATTTCGATCCGCTGCGCGGGCCGGTGAAAGATTTCAGTCAGACGCTGCTCAATGACAAAGGTGAAGTCACCAAGCGCGTTGCCGGTACGCTCTCGCAGGAAGGATGCTTCGATACCCTTGAACTGCATGATATCGAGAACAATGCCGGCATGGCCCTGGTTCTGGATGCTAACTATTACCGGGACGCCGAAACGCTCGAAAAACGGATTCGTTTACAAGGTAAATGCCAACTGGCTGAATTGCCTGCGGCGGGCGTGGTGTGGGATACCGACGACAACGGTTTTGTTGTTTCCGCCACGGGAAAAGAGATGAAGGTGCAGTATCGGTATGATGCAGAGGGTTACCCGTTGGGTAAAACAACCGTCAACAAGGACAATACGTTGCAGGTTGATGCCAAACCGTCGGTTGATCCGTTGAAGAAGCTGGACTACACCGCGGTGAGCCTGCTCAATAATCAACCGGTAGGCAATGTCAAACAGACCTGTAAGTACGATGAGTATGCGAATCCAGTCAACTGCCAGCTCGTTATCGTTGATGAGAGCGTGAAGCCGGCAGTTGAACACCATTACTCAATAGAAAACACCATCGATTACTACTAA